Proteins encoded within one genomic window of Candidatus Nezhaarchaeota archaeon:
- the cofD gene encoding 2-phospho-L-lactate transferase encodes MEMKIACLCGGVGAARFLQGLIQVVDPSNVTAIVNTGDDIEINGLMISPDIDIVIYHLAGIVDEERGWGIKGDTFNCLKAMERLKLETWFKLGDMDLATHIFRTNLIRKGLKLSEVTEIERKAFGVATKVIPMTDDKVTTMIRINGRWVHFQDYMVKMACQGIIEGVAFMGIERAKPAPGVIEALEEADVIIIPPSNPIVSIKPILSIEGVREVVTKAERVVAVSPIVGGKTIKGPADKLMASLGFEVSPRGVAKVYRGLIKYMVIDQVDSLYAPLIEEEMKIKVGVTDTIMRDLESKKALASFTLKLALGN; translated from the coding sequence ATGGAAATGAAGATAGCATGTCTTTGTGGTGGAGTTGGAGCAGCAAGATTCCTTCAGGGTTTAATTCAAGTAGTCGATCCTTCGAACGTTACAGCTATAGTGAATACAGGAGACGATATTGAGATAAATGGCTTAATGATATCGCCGGATATCGACATAGTGATATACCACTTAGCCGGTATAGTTGATGAGGAGAGAGGATGGGGGATTAAGGGGGACACGTTCAATTGCCTTAAAGCAATGGAAAGGTTGAAACTCGAAACCTGGTTTAAGCTTGGAGACATGGATTTAGCAACTCACATTTTCAGAACAAACCTCATAAGGAAAGGCCTAAAGCTAAGTGAGGTGACAGAAATTGAGCGCAAAGCTTTCGGAGTGGCTACAAAGGTGATACCGATGACGGACGATAAGGTGACGACGATGATAAGGATTAATGGCAGATGGGTTCACTTCCAGGACTACATGGTCAAGATGGCTTGCCAAGGGATAATTGAAGGAGTAGCCTTTATGGGAATAGAGAGGGCTAAGCCAGCACCCGGGGTCATAGAGGCATTAGAGGAGGCGGACGTCATAATAATACCGCCTAGTAACCCCATAGTCAGCATCAAGCCCATACTATCAATAGAGGGCGTTAGAGAAGTCGTAACGAAAGCCGAGAGGGTCGTAGCCGTAAGTCCGATAGTTGGCGGCAAGACCATTAAGGGACCGGCCGATAAGCTCATGGCATCTTTAGGCTTTGAGGTTTCGCCGAGAGGGGTTGCTAAGGTATATAGGGGCTTGATAAAGTACATGGTTATAGATCAAGTAGACTCGCTCTACGCCCCCCTAATAGAGGAGGAGATGAAGATAAAGGTCGGGGTAACGGACACGATCATGAGGGATTTGGAGAGTAAGAAAGCTTTAGCTTCCTTCACGTTAAAGCTGGCTTTGGGTAATTAA